The Pseudomonadota bacterium genome includes a window with the following:
- a CDS encoding SPASM domain-containing protein, with product MSASFNGLYCIHLELTSKCNKNCWMCGRRKIDREYPEIAMNYGDMDFELVKKIADQLPEGIVVQFHNNGEPLLYPQFGNAVRLFKDQIKCVDTNAKLIVEKADEIIDNLDTITISVIENDPDGDEQYELVKKFLEIKGKRKPHMIYRCLGKVDTGRWEKLDGIVATRILHNPLGSFKYQKRPTVPEIGICLEILNHMAINRLGEASTCVRFDPKRLGVIGDAKTTALVDIWNSPKRKEWVKHHIAGNRDKIPLCSYCDFWGVPTGL from the coding sequence ATGAGCGCTTCCTTTAATGGATTATATTGTATCCATCTGGAGTTGACAAGTAAATGTAACAAAAACTGCTGGATGTGCGGCAGAAGAAAGATAGATAGAGAATATCCGGAAATAGCAATGAATTATGGAGATATGGATTTTGAACTGGTAAAGAAAATAGCTGATCAACTGCCTGAAGGAATAGTAGTTCAGTTTCATAACAATGGCGAACCACTGCTTTATCCACAATTCGGAAACGCGGTCAGATTGTTCAAGGATCAGATTAAATGTGTGGATACCAATGCCAAGTTGATAGTAGAGAAGGCCGATGAGATCATAGATAATTTGGATACCATAACCATATCTGTCATAGAAAACGACCCGGATGGGGATGAGCAATATGAGCTGGTTAAGAAGTTTCTGGAGATCAAGGGCAAGAGAAAACCTCATATGATTTATAGATGTCTGGGGAAGGTGGATACGGGAAGGTGGGAAAAATTGGATGGAATAGTTGCCACCAGGATATTGCATAACCCCTTGGGAAGCTTCAAATATCAGAAAAGGCCAACCGTACCGGAGATAGGGATATGTTTGGAAATATTAAATCATATGGCCATTAATAGACTCGGTGAAGCTTCTACTTGTGTGAGGTTTGATCCGAAAAGATTAGGGGTTATTGGAGACGCCAAGACAACTGCTTTAGTGGATATATGGAATAGCCCAAAAAGAAAAGAGTGGGTCAAGCATCATATAGCGGGGAATAGGGATAAAATCCCTCTGTGCAGTTATTGCGATTTCTGGGGAGTGCCGACAGGGCTGTAG